A single genomic interval of Anopheles marshallii chromosome 2, idAnoMarsDA_429_01, whole genome shotgun sequence harbors:
- the LOC128707229 gene encoding eukaryotic translation initiation factor 2-alpha kinase 1-like, producing MVILTMDSEDDDDLDIDWNNIETIKKFDSADSTNLLSIVTRTTAELHSEERSLQTRLATKASAPVSLLVESLLQQLCALLEPDADRSRVLYKTICERLHAVNLIDETYTMGEFEMMRSQYQKALYHLVSIARGRDLPVVLPDLQEYWPLPAGLEWSRYYREFEEISFIAGGGFGKVYRSRNKLDDNVYAVKKVTIRSTTIKNVLVHLAEVKTLASLNHINIVPYKAAWLEPLMSPGKNSVNSTSTIDDDESSSSEDDEDETHRTKDSLRRPEHDSEEFSILFEKSNGEQEQENSDEARNQIAEMEDASRSVVSIEETQPHINLRWATLYIQMTLCHLTLREWLDQRNTAESFSQFYANFLHNEHGFVTSIPRNSFCRQSSQLSNASEPETIDQELPSRRSSESSKDDCQTEDNVQHLDIVIDIFQQLLNGLNYIHSRGIVHHDIKPSNIFVSLSHHDSKINIQLGDFGLACPLQSSHVGVGFGTPLYAAPEQLAGECDPKSDIYSLGIILLELLVPCSTDMERAETIKQVRHGQFPPDLDRDFTGLLKNLLHIQPARRPGMHDLVEAVNRIRINRDRVISELRRSLSLREEEITSLRTQIDEQQRAQHETAEERVLMEQRTTRTLIVKEQELIYMNMEMQNKEIQLRSKDMELRSKDEEIQKLKEMLRSYQEKEANAQQRKEDE from the exons ATGGTTATCCTGACCATGGATTCagaggacgatgatgatttgGACATCGATTGGAACAACATTGAAACTATCAAGAAATTTGATTCAG CCGATTCAACCAACCTCCTATCGATAGTCACACGAACTACTGCTGAGCTGCACAGTGAGGAGCGGTCGCTTCAAACTCGTTTAGCAACGAAAGCATCGGCTCCTGTGAGTCTGTTGGTGGAAAGCTTGTTACAACAGCTATGTGCACTGCTGGAACCGGATGCCGATCGTTCGCGTGTCTTGTACAAGACCATTTGCGAACGATTGCACGCAGTCAACCTGATAGACGAAACGTACACGATGGGCGAGTTCGAGATGATGCGCAGCCAGTACCAAAAAGCCCTCTACCATCTGGTCAGCATTGCACGTGGACGAGATTTGCCGGTTGTGTTGCCCGATCTGCAAGAATACTGGCCACTTCCGGCGGGGCTCGAATGGTCACGCTACTACCGGGAGTTTGAAGAGATTTCCTTCATCGCGGGAGGTGGATTCGGTAAGGTATATCGGTCCCGCAACAAGCTGGACGATAACGTGTACGCCGTGAAGAAGGTGACAATCCGATCGACGACCATTAAGAATGTACTGGTACATCTTGCTGAGGTAAAAACACTCGCCAGTTTGAATCATATCAACATCGTACCTTACAAAGCGGCATGGCTTGAGCCGCTAATGTCCCCGGGAAAGAACAGCGTCAACAGCACGTCGACAATCGACGACGATGAAAGCTCTTCATCGGAAGACGATGAGGACGAAACGCATCGTACGAAAGATTCATTGCGAAGGCCAGAACACGATTCTGAGGAGTTCAGCATCCTCTTCGAAAAGAGTAACGGCGAGCAGGAGCAGGAGAATAGTGATGAAGCGAGAAACCAAATAGCGGAAATGGAAGATGCTTCGAGAAGCGTAGTTAGCATCGAAGAGACCCAGCCGCATATTAATCTGAGGTGGGCTACACTGTACATCCAGATGACTCTCTGTCATTTGACGTTACGTGAATGGCTCGATCAGCGTAACACTGCGGAGAGTTTTTCCCAATTCTATGCCAACTTTTTGCACAATGAGCATGGCTTTGTTACGTCTATACCACGGAACTCGTTCTGCCGCCAAAGCTCGCAGCTTTCCAACGCAAGCGAACCTGAAACGATCGATCAAGAATTACCGTCCAGACGTAGCTCGGAATCCTCCAAAGATGACTGCCAGACGGAAGACAATGTACAACATCTTGACATCGTTATCGACATTTTTCAGCAATTGCTGAACGGCTTGAACTACATTCACTCGCGTGGCATCGTTCATCATGACATTAAACCaagcaatatttttgttaGTCTGTCGCACCACgattcaaaaataaacattcagcTGGGAGATTTTGGTTTGGCCTGTCCGCTGCAAAGTTCCCATGTAGGCGTTGGCTTCGGCACACCGCTCTATGCAGCTCCGGAACAGTTGGCGGGAGAGTGTGATCCAAAGTCGGACATCTACTCGCTCGGTATAATACTGCTCGAGCTGCTTGTACCGTGTTCAACCGATATGGAACGTGCGGAAACTATCAAGCAAGTGCGGCACGGTCAATTTCCACCCGATCTCGATCGTGATTTTACGGGACTGTTGAAGAACTTGCTTCACATTCAGCCTGCGAGACGGCCCGGGATGCACGATCTGGTGGAAGCCGTTAATCGCATACGCATAAACCGTGACCGAGTGATATCGGAGCTGCGTAGGAGCTTATCACTGCGAGAGGAAGAAATTACCAGTCTGCGGACGCAGATCGACGAACAGCAACGGGCACAACATGAGACGGCGGAAGAGCGTGTGCTGATGGAACAGCGAACCACACGTACGCTGATCGTCAAAGAGCAGGAGCTGATCTACATGAACATGGAGATGCAAAACAAGGAGATACAGTTGCGCAGCAAAGATATGGAGCTGCGCAGTAAGGATGAGGAAATACAAAAACTCAAAGAGATGCTTCGATCATACCAGGAAAAGGAAGCGAACGCTCAGCAACGGAAAGAAGATGAATGA
- the LOC128708156 gene encoding peroxisomal ATPase PEX1 — translation MFRRSLTVSYSPFRNNYVTLPDSYYRMLSSYKNGCLCLTHRIDTFYVSWAPYGGGGLPENHIGINAQVAKSMGLKEGDAVMVAMIIDVRSLKRVEVSAVSEKDWEMLQISSSRIQSILLDQTRIVTKGQNLIVWINDSISIKIRIKFTIPALPFGRLENDTELVVEPFKKLPVLNNTVPAIPKLTRSSTNLNIAELVRQRNMERKKSSEYISALENGLSSATIASTPLLDAGIVSTADSHKKRPMSWQKSSEGNKENGILGAGNNLKNALQRSSTSGSNSSSGSIAAMSAHTAVRNSSFEKDLERHLNRLQTSKSMANVMGYESSTPKSESPIASPKREPTKTVHLDGLIETLGQNVAKVYEFRVIRGVWNCRRSTTQLCDILTTKENVPNTMDINKPFLLTTNDNLEYYVNVRLAPDTERFPTNVYPTVEINDRLMEQLEINQGEKITLKPIHNALNIVDRIELLSVTKVAPLIEEDIAEKFKQFVLHNSKIHALLLNQDQLFKLPEYYLTIRLQPQSLKYCLINSTILRHSKISCVGEVKPVAGLSDLDTNKKKPPAIKESDPAEQAKLVKIEKIERIIEECTDRLKYALCLDARSNVRQQCNMFIAGSSQSGRKTVCEDILKRLAEAPFYCFSTTFDCAKHKGRKPDSIQKDLRHALYLCMFHSPAVLFMDGLDVLTHQPGDQNTPDAEYHNKVSDVIRKQIEEFTSNNPITVIASISSSSNLNRRLHSSRGYHLFQLLVKIPNLDKADREGALKGLFVHRQCKLDRRIDWKRLANQTEGYAIGSLVQLVDRAVFYAYKQDSKFPFVTEEMVANALDVTNQYCLVGIENHKQSNQIDEDDADDDIAGDKIPGLEGAIEVFQEVLMWPTRFPKIFEASPLRNQAGILLFGPPGTGKTYLVSKLAKTWNLRMISVKGPELLAKYIGQSEENVRNLFDRARSAKPCVLFFDEFDSLAPRRGHDSTGVTDRVVNQLLTELDGVEGLQGVTVIGATSRPELLDPALLRSGRIDRLVECTLPGVTARLEIFTNHGKSLSLDKDVDLREFAVKSEYYTGADIRSILTTANMLAVQECLSINPEKVPEQITVSQRHLVEAFSSTRPSLTARDVAKYRETYARFTNKEPPSRDFVAKRATLA, via the exons ATGTTCCGTCGATCATTGACCGTTTCCTACTCACCGTTCCGAAACAATTATGTCACGCTACCGGATAGTTACTACCGGATGCTTTCAAGCTAT aaaaaCGGGTGTCTCTGCTTGACGCATCGTATCGATACGTTCTACGTTTCGTGGGCACCGTATGGGGGTGGAGGGTTGCCAGAGAACCACATCGGCATCAACGCGCAAGTAGCCAAATCGATGGGTCTTAAGGAAGGCGATGCCGTGATGGTCGCGATGATCATAGACGTACGATCGCTAAAACGGGTAGAGGTGAGCGCAGTGAGCGAAAAAGACTGGGAAATGTTG CAAATCAGTAGCAGTCGAATTCAATCAATATTGCTCGATCAAACGAGGATCGTTACAAAGGGACAGAATTTAATCGTATGGATAAATGATTCCATAAGCATTAAAATACGAATAA AATTTACGATCCCCGCCCTACCATTTGGTAGATTGGAGAATGATACCGAGCTTGTGGTAGAACCGTTCAAAAAGCTACCCGTACTGAACAACACCGTGCCTGCAATTCCGAAACTAACGCGCAGTAGTACCAATCTGAACATCGCAGAACTTGTCCGCCAGCGGAACATGGAGCGAAAAAAGTCTAGCGAATATATAAGCGCACTAGAAAATGGATTGTCTTCGGCCACAATTGCAAGCACACCTTTGCTAGACGCCGGAATAGTTTCTACGGCAGACAGCCACAAAAAGCGACCCATGTCGTGGCAGAAATCATCGGAAGGAAACAAGGAAAACGGCATCCTGGGAGCAGGCAACAATCTAAAGAACGCTCTGCAACGTTCGTCCACGAGTGGCAGTAACTCATCATCCGGCTCGATAGCGGCAATGAGTGCCCATACCGCAGTGCGGAATTCTTCCTTCGAAAAGGATCTCGAACGTCATCTGAACCGTTTGCAGACGAGCAAATCGATGGCAAACGTTATGGGCTATGAATCATCAACGCCCAAATCGGAAAGCCCTATCGCCAGTCCGAAACGGGAACCGACCAAAACAGTTCACCTGGATGGATTGATCGAAACGCTCGGTCAGAATGTGGCAAAGGTGTACGAATTCCGTGTCATTCGTGGGGTATGGAATTGTCGTCGTAGTACCACACAGTTGTGTGACATACTGACCACCAAAGAAAATGTCCCCAACACGATGGACATCAACAAACCGTTCCTGCTGACGACGAACGACAATCTCGAGTACTACGTGAATGTACGGTTGGCACCGGACACGGAACGATTCCCAACGAATGTCTATCCCACGGTGGAGATAAACGATCGGCTGATGGAACAGCTGGAAATCAATCAAGGGGAGAAAATCACACTCAAACCCATACACAACGCGCTAAACATAGTGGATCGAATCGAGCTGCTTTCGGTGACAAAAGTGGCACCCTTAATTGAAGAAGATATAGCAGAAAAGTTCAAACAGTTTGTGCTGCACAACTCCAAAATACATGCGCTGCTGCTGAACCAAGATCAACTGTTCAAACTACCGGAATATTATCTAACCATTCGGTTGCAGCCACAATCGCTCAAGTACTGTCTAATTAACAGTACCATACTGCGACACAGCAAAATAAGCTGTGTCGGTGAGGTGAAACCGGTGGCTGGTTTATCGGATTTGGATacgaacaaaaagaaacctcCTGCCATCAAGGAATCGGATCCggccgaacaggccaagctgGTGAAGATAGAGAAAATCGAACGGATCATTGAAGAGTGCACCGATCGGTTAAAGTATGCACTTTGTTTAGATGCACGGAGTAATGTACGGCAGCAGTGTAATATGTTTATTGCAG GTTCCTCGCAGAGTGGAAGGAAAACTGTGTGTGAAGATATATTAAAACGACTGGCAGAAGCACCTTTCTACTGTTTCTCGACCACTTTCGATTGTGCCAAACACAAGGGACGAAAGCCCGACTCAATTCAGAAGGATCTGCGTCACGCTCTCTACTTATGTATGTTCCACAGTCCGGCTGTGCTTTTTATGGATGGATTGGACGTGCTAACGCATCAACCAGGCGACCAGAACACGCCCGATGCTGAATATCACAATAA AGTTTCGGATGTGATACGTAAACAAATCGAAGAGTTTACCAGCAATAATCCGATCACTGTGATCGCATCGATCAGCAGCTCGTCGAATCTAAACCGTCGGCTTCATTCGTCCCGTGGCTATCATCTGTTTCAGCTGCTCGTAAAGATACCGAACCTCGATAAGGCGGACCGGGAGGGTGCACTGAAAGGTTTGTTCGTGCACCGGCAGTGCAAGCTCGATCGTCGTATCGATTGGAAGCGGCTCGCTAACCAAACCGAGGGTTACGCGATCGGTAGTCTCGTGCAGCTGGTTGATCGTGCGGTTTTCTACGCATACAAACAGGACAGTAAATTCCCATTCGTCACGGAGGAAATGGTTGCCAATGCGCTGGACGTAACGAATCAGTACTGTTTGGTGGGGATAGAAAATCACAAACAGTCCAACCAGATTGATGAGGATGATGCGGATGATGATATCGCTGGCGATAAAATACCGGGTCTGGAAGGTGCGATCGAAGTGTTCCAGGAGGTGCTAATGTGGCCGACAAGATTTCCGAAAATCTTCGAAGCTTCGCCGCTTCGCAATCAGGCGGGTATACTACTTTTCGGACCACCGGGTACGGGTAAAACGTATCTTG TATCAAAATTGGCGAAAACGTGGAACCTACGAATGATCTCGGTGAAAGGACCGGAACTGCTAGCAAAGTACATTGGCCAAAGCGAGGAAAATGTGCGCAATTTGTTCGATCGGGCAAGAAGCGCGAAGCCTTGTGTGCTGTTCTTTGATGAGTTTGATAGTTTGGCACCACGCCGTGGACACGATTCGACCGGTGTTACTGATCGTGTTGTTAATCAGCTGCTGACGGAGTTGGACGGCGTGGAAGGACTGCAGGGTGTGACTGTGATAGGTGCGACATCCCGTCCTGAGCTACTCGATCCGGCGCTGCTACGCTCTGGTCGTATCGACCGCTTGGTGGAATGCACTCTTCCGGGTGTG ACTGCTCGATTAGAGATTTTTACCAATCACGGTAAATCTCTTTCCCTTGACAAGGACGTCGATCTACGCGAGTTTGCAGTGAAGTCGGAATACTACACTGGCGCGGACATAAGAAGCATTTTAACAACGGCTAACATGTTGGCGGTACAGGAATGTCTTAGCATCAATCCAGAG